From one Plasmodium yoelii strain 17X genome assembly, chromosome: 12 genomic stretch:
- a CDS encoding MerC domain-containing protein, putative, whose product MKKQFMRIYSYINVDLNKISSIASLLCLIDCVLIPVLTILLSFFSLVKHYFFNSNSISTLNTENAIHGNVSIDHHGHDSWHIFMEKVALFFMMPIITLTTIINFYKLRNVPLLMSALTGMTLFIISHAHIEFSNDNINDIIETLHIPLALLGATFLLSTNYASHKLLKEKNLDHCCKYDHIKNYHNNNHHHHNHHHHNHHHHNHHHHAANNNRSDLTGDKDEFDNFEKPSDENTDLLSYL is encoded by the exons ATGAAGAAACAGTTTATgag aatatattcatatatcaACGTAGATTTGAATAAAATATCATCGATAGCAAGCTTACTATGTTTAATTGACTGTGTTTTAATACCCGTCCTTACAATTTTATTGTCATTTTTTAGTCTTGTAaagcattatttttttaacagtAATAGTATTAGCACCTTAAATACCGAAAATGCTATCCATGGAAATGTTTCCATAGATCATCATGGTCATGATTCATGGCATATATTTATGGAAAAG GtagcattattttttatgatgcCAATAATTACCTTAACCACAATTATCaatttttacaaattaaGAAATGTTCCTTTGCTTATGTCTGCCTTAACTGGAATgacattatttataatatcgCATGCACATATTGAATTTAGCAacgataatataaatgatattattGAAACCCTCCATATTCCTTTGGCATTGTTAGGAGCTACTTTTTTATTAAGTACAAACTATGCGTCCCACAAgcttttaaaagaaaaaaatttagaTCATTGTTGTAAATATGACCATATAAAAAACTATCACAATAATAATCATCACCATCATAATCACCATCATCATAATCACCATCATCATAATCACCATCATCATGCTGCTAATAACAATCGTAGCGATTTGACAGGTGATAAAGATGAATTTGACAACTTTGAAAAACCATCAGATGAGAACACCGACTTATTATCTTATTTATag
- a CDS encoding divalent metal transporter, putative, protein MHQDNSMRRAINQSRNGGSDSCDINNDREHDNINRNSYINNFHIENINSDKNEQSYIYCSDRAQVTDSILGNRKYTHEENINSTEMFSRTNYEYSNKNNVDIEMYNISNNNFYNGNNNGHSNDIIDYINNNNVNKDLSNTSNNADINTYIKKLTSNQSTAYCDGKGYNESANGSNFDINFRDVIKNNNNKNYKNNNHVPDDMLELGDRSFDSSFYIHNNVEEIDTERSNRLSFMSKLKMYFNYFGPGWIVAIAYLDPGNICGNLNVGLIRSDDFINVNSSVKDYTGYRLLWVLVYGHILGFIFHTLSMKLGHITGLDLAALCRKEFSSKFSYFLYICVQIAIWGAHLQAIIGVFVAINLILGIPVKIAILYTLIEAFAYSFLENKSLDLLEKVLSLLIGILVCCFMFNVFMTPINFQEVASSILYPRIPKGKLLDTMGLLGSVISAHIFYLHSNLTSKKKPVIYNDRMVKRYNKLGTIESGGSLLVSCITNCIIVLTFAEVNISGDDRKADYNLFNAYDVMKKYFGKTSMYIWSFGLLSSGNNASFMCEYASKSVFEGFLNKNVNPFFRVIFSRIILFIMLYAYVSYDKYTIDQLSNFINVVQILLLPLAIIPLYRFSIHKNVLGKFAIKGAFKYLVFVLVISIIVANFLLTLFDFLQYAPSNLYVIFIFISSIFYLLFIIYFFNMPITKTYYKDS, encoded by the coding sequence ATGCATCAAGACAACTCGATGAGAAGAGCAATAAATCAATCACGAAATGGTGGTAGTGATTCATgtgatattaataatgatcgagaacatgataatataaatagaaatagttatattaataattttcatattgaaaatataaatagtgataaaaatgaacaatcatatatatattgctcTGATAGAGCACAAGTTACAGATTCAATTTTAggaaatagaaaatatacacatgaagaaaatataaattcaaCCGAAATGTTTTCAAGAACTAATTATGaatatagtaataaaaataatgtagatatagaaatgtataatattagtaataacaatttttacaATGGAAATAATAACGGTCATAGTAATGATATTAtagattatataaataataataatgtaaataaagATCTTAGTAATACATCAAATAATGCTGATATCAATAcgtatattaaaaaattaacttCGAATCAATCAACTGCATATTGTGATGGAAAAGGTTATAATGAGTCAGCAAATGGAAGTAATTTTGATATAAATTTTAGagatgttataaaaaataataataataaaaattataaaaataataatcatgTACCTGATGATATGTTAGAATTAGGTGATAGATCTTTTGATAGTTCCTTTTATATCCATAATAATGTTGAAGAAATTGACACTGAAAGATCAAATAGATTATCTTTTATGagtaaattaaaaatgtattttaaCTATTTTGGGCCAGGATGGATTGTTGCTATTGCTTATTTAGACCCTGGTAATATATGTGGTAATTTAAATGTTGGGTTAATAAGATCTGATGATTTTATTAATGTAAATAGTTCAGTAAAAGATTATACAGGATATAGATTATTGTGGGTATTAGTATATGGGCATATACttggttttatttttcacaCATTATCAATGAAATTAGGACATATAACAGGTTTAGATCTAGCAGCATTATGTAGAAAAGAATTTAGTAgtaaattttcatattttttatatatatgtgtgcaaATAGCTATTTGGGGAGCCCATTTACAAGCTATTATAGGTGTGTTTGTGGCTATTAATTTGATTTTAGGTATTCCTGTTAAAATAGCAATTCTTTATACATTGATAGAAGCATTTGCATACAgttttttagaaaataaaagtttAGATTTGTTAGAAAAAGTATTAAGTTTACTTATAGGTATATTAGTTTGTTGCTTTATGTTTAATGTTTTTATGACCCCAATAAATTTTCAAGAAGTAGCTTCAAGTATATTATATCCAAGAATACCAAAAGGAAAATTATTAGACACTATGGGATTATTAGGAAGTGTAATATCagcacatatattttatttacattcAAATTTAACttccaaaaaaaaaccagtaatatataatgatagAATGgtaaaaagatataataagTTGGGAACAATCGAATCGGGAGGATCTTTACTTGTATCCTGTATTACAAATTGTATAATTGTTTTAACATTTGCTGAAGTAAATATTAGTGGTGATGATAGAAAAGCTGATTATAATCTTTTTAATGCATATGAtgttatgaaaaaatattttgggAAAACATCGATGTATATATGGTCATTTGGTTTATTAAGTAGTGGAAATAATGCAAGCTTTATGTGTGAATATGCATCAAAATCTGTTTTTGAAGggtttttaaataaaaatgttaatccATTTTTTCGAGTTATATTTTCCCGAATAATTCTTTTTATAATGCTTTATGCATATGTATCCTATGATAAATATACTATTGATCAGTtatcaaattttataaatgttgTTCAGATTTTGTTACTTCCATTAGCAATTATACCATTATACAGATTCTctatacataaaaatgttttGGGAAAGTTTGCTATTAAAGGAGCATTTAAATATCTTGTTTTTGTACTTGTTATTTCTATTATTGTTGCAAATTTTTTACTAACTTTATTTGATTTTCTACAATATGCGCCTAGTAATTTATAcgttatatttatattcatatcttcaatattttatttattattcatcatatatttttttaacatgcCAATTACAAAAACATATTACAAAGATAGTTAG